A window of Mycolicibacterium fluoranthenivorans contains these coding sequences:
- the dosR gene encoding hypoxia response regulator transcription factor DosR/DevR: MVSVFLVDDHEVVRRGLIDLLDSDPELDVIGEAGSVSEALARIPALRPDVAVLDVRLPDGNGIELCRELLSQLPDLRCLMLTSFTSDEAMLDAILAGASGYVVKDIKGMELAQAIKEVGAGRSLLDNRAAAALMAKLRGSAEQADPLSGLTDQERVLLDLLGEGLTNKQIAARMFLAEKTVKNYVSRLLAKLGMHRRTQAAVFVSKLDRRPTQGQ, from the coding sequence ATGGTCTCTGTATTTCTTGTCGACGACCACGAGGTGGTGCGGCGCGGACTGATCGACCTGCTGGACTCCGACCCCGAGCTCGACGTGATCGGCGAGGCGGGCTCGGTGTCCGAGGCCTTGGCACGTATCCCCGCGTTGCGTCCCGACGTCGCGGTCCTCGACGTCCGTCTGCCGGACGGCAACGGAATCGAACTGTGCCGAGAGCTGTTGTCCCAGCTGCCAGACCTCCGGTGCCTGATGCTCACCTCGTTCACCTCCGACGAGGCGATGCTGGACGCGATCCTGGCCGGCGCGAGCGGCTATGTGGTGAAGGACATCAAGGGGATGGAGCTCGCCCAGGCCATCAAGGAAGTCGGAGCCGGCCGTTCGCTGTTGGACAACCGGGCCGCCGCGGCACTGATGGCCAAGCTGCGCGGCTCGGCCGAACAGGCAGACCCGTTGTCCGGGCTCACCGATCAGGAACGGGTCCTGCTGGACCTGCTGGGCGAAGGGCTGACCAACAAGCAGATCGCGGCCCGAATGTTCTTGGCGGAGAAAACCGTGAAGAACTATGTGTCGCGGCTGCTCGCCAAACTCGGTATGCACCGGCGCACCCAGGCCGCGGTCTTCGTCTCAAAGTTGGATCGCCGGCCCACCCAGGGGCAATAG
- a CDS encoding Acg family FMN-binding oxidoreductase, producing the protein MPTTLLPVTVIEEAVRLACRAPSYHNSQPWRWVVQSGTVSLFIDPDHLVASDADGRQALLSCGVALDHFRVAMAAAGYASHVDRYPDPDDHHRIADIRLSRLAEVTVAQRRRADAILHRRTDRLPFAAPPDWDAFEPTLRTAVDSTANPSGCAVDVIDPADRETLAEASHLTDALRLYDSEYHHEITWWTSPYEVNDGIPHTSLVSAQEADRVDVGRTFPITHNRERRLDVGEDQARLLVISASDDTREGVLAAGEALSAVLLDATMAGLSSCTLSHLTEVPASRDIVAALVHRASPQVVVRLGIAPPLEEVPPPTPRRPLHDVLRVAI; encoded by the coding sequence ATGCCGACGACACTGCTCCCTGTCACCGTCATCGAGGAGGCTGTCCGCCTTGCCTGCCGGGCCCCGTCGTATCACAACAGCCAGCCGTGGCGGTGGGTGGTCCAGTCCGGCACCGTGTCGCTGTTCATCGATCCCGACCACCTGGTCGCCTCCGATGCCGACGGCCGGCAGGCCCTGCTCAGCTGCGGCGTCGCCCTGGATCATTTCCGGGTGGCCATGGCGGCCGCAGGCTATGCCAGCCACGTCGATCGCTATCCCGACCCCGACGACCATCACCGCATCGCGGACATCCGCCTGAGCAGGCTGGCCGAGGTCACCGTCGCTCAGCGCCGGCGGGCCGACGCCATCTTGCACCGGCGCACCGACCGGTTGCCGTTCGCCGCACCGCCGGACTGGGATGCCTTCGAACCGACGTTGCGTACCGCCGTCGACAGCACGGCCAACCCCTCCGGGTGCGCCGTCGACGTGATCGACCCCGCCGACCGGGAGACCCTGGCCGAGGCCTCCCACCTCACCGACGCCCTGCGGCTCTACGATTCCGAATATCACCACGAGATCACCTGGTGGACTTCGCCGTACGAGGTCAACGACGGCATCCCCCACACCTCGCTGGTATCGGCGCAGGAGGCCGACCGCGTCGACGTCGGCCGGACCTTCCCCATCACGCACAATCGGGAACGCCGGCTCGACGTCGGCGAAGATCAGGCACGGCTGCTGGTCATCTCCGCTTCCGACGACACCCGAGAGGGTGTCCTCGCCGCCGGCGAGGCGCTGTCTGCGGTGCTGCTGGATGCCACCATGGCCGGGTTGTCGTCGTGCACGCTGAGCCATCTGACCGAGGTGCCCGCCAGCCGGGACATCGTCGCGGCCTTGGTCCATCGCGCTTCGCCGCAGGTGGTGGTGCGACTGGGCATTGCCCCTCCGCTGGAGGAAGTGCCGCCGCCGACGCCGCGCCGGCCGCTGCACGACGTGCTGCGTGTGGCGATCTGA
- a CDS encoding pyridoxamine 5'-phosphate oxidase family protein, with protein MTTSDDSPITVLSADESWDLLSSVTLGRLATSVGGQPDVFPVNFVVARRQIIIRTAEGAKLTEIVLNDRVALEADDHGLEHAWSVVVKGVAEVLDTAADIAAADRAQVLPWTATIKQRYLRINPVEISGRRFVFGTEPEWGCGLG; from the coding sequence ATGACGACTTCGGACGACTCGCCCATCACGGTGCTCAGCGCGGACGAGAGCTGGGATCTGCTGTCCTCGGTAACCTTGGGCCGGCTGGCGACCAGTGTCGGCGGACAGCCCGACGTGTTCCCGGTGAACTTCGTCGTCGCGCGGCGCCAGATCATCATCCGGACCGCGGAGGGCGCCAAGCTCACCGAGATCGTGCTCAACGACCGGGTGGCATTGGAGGCCGACGACCACGGCCTGGAACACGCCTGGAGTGTGGTGGTCAAGGGGGTGGCCGAGGTGCTCGACACCGCGGCGGACATCGCCGCCGCCGACCGGGCCCAGGTGCTGCCGTGGACGGCCACCATCAAACAGCGCTATCTGAGGATCAACCCGGTCGAGATCAGCGGCCGCCGTTTTGTTTTCGGCACCGAACCGGAGTGGGGTTGCGGTCTGGGGTGA
- a CDS encoding TetR/AcrR family transcriptional regulator — MTEAAERRTNRRGAASRESMLEAALHALASGEPGSVSGNRIAKDAGATWGTVKYQFGDIDGLWAAVLRFTAERRGELPSRAAPHGPLAVRVSAILDVMYDGLTATDSRAIENLRAALPRDRAELERLFPQTASELASWQRTWIEACQKAFADLDVDPARVREVALFIPGAMRGITSERQLGSYIDLDEARRGLSNAIVAYLEASRLTPDRNPTPVRCRKQNGGR; from the coding sequence ATGACCGAAGCCGCCGAACGCCGCACCAACCGGCGCGGCGCAGCGTCCCGCGAAAGCATGCTGGAGGCAGCGCTGCACGCGTTGGCGTCCGGCGAGCCGGGGTCGGTATCGGGTAATCGGATCGCCAAGGACGCCGGGGCCACCTGGGGCACGGTGAAATACCAATTCGGCGATATCGACGGGCTGTGGGCGGCGGTGCTGCGCTTCACCGCCGAACGGCGCGGCGAACTACCGTCCCGGGCCGCGCCGCACGGCCCGCTCGCCGTGCGCGTCTCGGCCATCCTCGACGTCATGTACGACGGGCTGACCGCGACGGACTCCCGCGCCATCGAGAATCTGCGTGCGGCACTCCCCCGCGACCGCGCCGAACTCGAGCGACTGTTCCCGCAGACCGCGTCGGAATTGGCGTCCTGGCAGCGGACCTGGATCGAAGCCTGCCAGAAGGCTTTTGCCGATCTCGATGTCGACCCGGCCCGGGTGCGGGAGGTGGCGCTGTTCATCCCCGGGGCGATGCGCGGCATCACCTCGGAGCGGCAGCTCGGCAGCTATATCGACCTCGATGAGGCCCGTCGAGGCCTGTCCAACGCGATCGTGGCCTACCTGGAGGCGTCGCGCCTCACCCCAGACCGCAACCCCACTCCGGTTCGGTGCCGAAAACAAAACGGCGGCCGCTGA
- a CDS encoding Rieske 2Fe-2S domain-containing protein — translation MAKPPLSMKPTGWFQVAWSDQIGVGDVHAMKYFGTEMVAWRAESGQVTVMNAYCEHLGAHLGFGGHVVGEVIQCPFHGWQWNAEGRNVCIPYEPRPNRGRRMRTYPVAELNQSIYIWHDTEGREPFFDVPDVFAAFGDSSTIADYWPQQRLHREALELHPQYVLENGVDFAHFKYVHQTPIVPVFTRHDFAEPTSYVDFTITFEGDEQQSIDDVRSGVEAINGGLGIAVTKSWGMVDNRTISAITPVDDRTSDVRFMAYIGRVPGKDSPRAEAKAVAFGEEIIRQFAQDIHIWSHQRYSDPPALSTSEYEGFTAIRTWAMQFYPDGRGGSAADLAHQKG, via the coding sequence ATGGCAAAACCGCCGCTATCCATGAAACCGACGGGCTGGTTCCAGGTTGCCTGGTCGGACCAGATCGGTGTGGGCGACGTACATGCGATGAAGTACTTCGGCACCGAAATGGTGGCCTGGCGTGCCGAATCGGGCCAGGTCACGGTGATGAACGCGTACTGCGAACACCTCGGCGCCCACCTCGGCTTCGGCGGCCACGTCGTCGGTGAGGTCATCCAGTGCCCGTTCCACGGCTGGCAATGGAACGCCGAAGGCCGCAACGTCTGCATCCCGTACGAACCACGTCCCAACCGCGGTCGCCGTATGCGCACCTACCCGGTGGCCGAACTCAATCAGTCGATCTACATCTGGCATGACACCGAGGGACGCGAGCCCTTCTTCGACGTGCCCGATGTGTTCGCCGCATTCGGGGACAGCAGCACCATCGCGGACTACTGGCCGCAACAGCGCCTGCACCGTGAAGCACTCGAGTTGCACCCGCAGTACGTCCTCGAAAACGGGGTCGACTTCGCACATTTCAAGTACGTGCATCAAACCCCGATCGTGCCGGTGTTCACCCGGCACGATTTTGCCGAGCCCACCTCGTATGTGGACTTCACCATCACGTTCGAAGGTGACGAGCAACAGTCGATAGACGATGTCCGCAGTGGCGTGGAGGCCATCAACGGCGGACTCGGCATCGCGGTGACCAAGAGTTGGGGGATGGTCGACAATCGCACCATCTCGGCCATCACGCCCGTCGACGACCGCACGTCCGACGTGCGCTTCATGGCCTACATCGGGCGGGTGCCCGGCAAGGATTCACCGAGGGCGGAGGCCAAGGCCGTCGCGTTCGGCGAGGAGATCATCCGTCAGTTCGCCCAGGACATCCACATCTGGAGTCACCAGCGCTATTCGGATCCGCCGGCGCTGTCGACCTCCGAATACGAGGGTTTCACGGCGATTCGCACGTGGGCCATGCAGTTCTATCCCGACGGCCGGGGCGGAAGCGCCGCGGACCTCGCACACCAGAAGGGTTGA
- a CDS encoding dihydrodipicolinate reductase produces MNTPIRVFQVATGNVGSEMIKRYAAQSELELVGVHCYSPEKVGRDSGELAGAAPNGVIATGTIAEIIAAKPDVLTFHGVFPDEDLYVQVLEAGIDIVTTADWITGRHRDTNHPHPSGKPVSQVLAEACEKGGATFYGTGMNPGLNQILGVVCSADVAEIENVTTIESVDVSCHHSKDTWIEVGYGLPVDDPSIPDKLRKYTEVFADSVLMMADCFGLELDEVTFSYELGACTKDVDLGWYVLPKGSLGGNYIKYQGMVDGVPRVETHLEWQMTPHTDPSWDIKGCYITQIKGDPCVYNKHMIFPKPGVDLSNPDNFASIGMTVTGMPALHAIRSVVAAAPGLLTSADLPLRGFAGRFK; encoded by the coding sequence ATGAATACACCGATCCGGGTATTCCAGGTGGCCACCGGCAACGTTGGCTCCGAGATGATCAAGCGGTACGCCGCGCAGTCCGAACTCGAACTCGTCGGCGTGCACTGCTACTCGCCCGAGAAGGTCGGACGGGACTCCGGTGAACTCGCGGGCGCAGCGCCGAACGGGGTGATCGCCACCGGCACGATCGCCGAGATCATCGCGGCGAAGCCCGATGTGCTGACCTTTCACGGGGTGTTCCCCGATGAGGATCTGTATGTCCAGGTCCTGGAGGCGGGGATCGATATCGTCACCACCGCCGACTGGATCACCGGCCGGCACCGGGATACCAACCACCCGCACCCGTCCGGAAAGCCCGTCAGCCAAGTACTCGCCGAGGCGTGCGAGAAGGGTGGTGCCACGTTCTACGGCACCGGCATGAACCCCGGTCTGAACCAGATCCTCGGTGTGGTCTGCTCGGCCGACGTCGCGGAGATCGAGAACGTCACCACCATCGAATCCGTCGACGTGTCCTGCCATCACAGTAAGGACACCTGGATCGAGGTGGGATACGGTCTGCCCGTTGATGATCCGTCGATTCCGGACAAGTTGCGCAAGTACACCGAGGTCTTCGCCGACAGCGTGCTGATGATGGCCGACTGCTTCGGACTCGAGCTCGACGAGGTCACGTTCAGCTACGAGCTCGGCGCATGCACCAAAGACGTCGACCTGGGCTGGTACGTGCTGCCGAAGGGTTCCCTGGGCGGCAACTACATCAAGTACCAGGGCATGGTCGACGGAGTGCCGCGGGTCGAGACGCATCTCGAATGGCAGATGACCCCGCATACGGATCCGAGTTGGGATATCAAGGGCTGCTACATTACTCAGATCAAGGGCGACCCGTGTGTCTACAACAAGCACATGATCTTCCCGAAACCGGGTGTGGACCTGTCGAACCCCGACAACTTCGCCTCGATCGGCATGACGGTCACCGGTATGCCTGCGCTGCACGCCATCCGGTCCGTCGTCGCCGCTGCACCGGGGCTGCTCACCAGTGCGGACCTGCCCCTGCGCGGTTTCGCCGGCCGCTTCAAATAA
- a CDS encoding acyl-CoA thioesterase: MTVFDDGIALEALGDGLLRGRTVPQWANMVGPFGGITAATLLRAVELQSDVHGFPVALTVNYLAPIADGDFDIRARAVRTNRSNQHWYVELSQNGEVKTTATAVFAVRRETWADTEIGRPDVGAPESIEDASAGFGVAWTRNYDLRFIDGALPAAGAGESTTSTTTLWVRDRPARPIDFASLTSLCDIFYPRLWLRRGQLLPAGTISFTAYFHAGPAELAEQGDGYLLATARAQGFSGGHFDQSAQIWSRAGDLLATTHQLVYYKA, encoded by the coding sequence ATGACGGTGTTCGACGACGGGATCGCCCTGGAAGCCCTGGGCGACGGCCTGTTACGAGGGCGGACGGTTCCGCAATGGGCGAATATGGTGGGCCCGTTCGGCGGGATCACCGCGGCCACACTGCTGCGGGCCGTCGAGCTCCAGAGTGACGTGCACGGGTTTCCGGTGGCGCTCACGGTGAACTATCTGGCGCCGATCGCCGACGGGGATTTCGACATTCGGGCACGGGCCGTGCGAACCAACCGGTCCAACCAGCACTGGTACGTCGAATTGAGTCAGAACGGTGAGGTGAAGACCACGGCGACCGCGGTGTTCGCGGTACGCCGGGAGACCTGGGCCGACACCGAGATCGGCCGCCCGGACGTGGGCGCCCCGGAGTCGATCGAGGACGCGAGCGCCGGGTTCGGGGTGGCATGGACCAGGAATTACGACCTTCGATTCATCGATGGTGCCTTGCCCGCTGCCGGTGCCGGTGAGTCAACGACATCGACGACGACGTTGTGGGTTCGCGATCGACCTGCCCGCCCGATCGATTTCGCCTCACTCACCTCGCTGTGCGACATCTTCTATCCGCGTCTCTGGCTGCGGCGCGGGCAGCTGCTGCCTGCGGGCACCATCTCGTTCACCGCGTACTTCCATGCGGGTCCGGCTGAACTGGCCGAGCAGGGTGACGGATACCTGCTCGCCACGGCACGTGCCCAGGGGTTCTCGGGTGGGCACTTCGATCAATCGGCGCAGATCTGGAGCCGGGCGGGCGATCTGCTGGCGACCACGCATCAGCTGGTCTATTACAAGGCCTGA
- a CDS encoding STAS domain-containing protein codes for MTIAFRYGNPAVNCDGAQLRAQCRHLATVATLTGVIDDANFDLLTHRVRQMVLTEKPFVLDLSGVTGLSARGVSLLYGLDDECDLAGVEWALVASPQVLDILRLLDDAFPITASVPEALHHFAEGTLARRRLLPLLHKTA; via the coding sequence ATGACGATCGCATTCAGGTACGGCAATCCGGCGGTCAACTGTGACGGTGCCCAGCTGCGCGCACAGTGCCGCCATCTGGCGACCGTGGCGACGCTCACCGGAGTCATCGACGACGCCAACTTCGACCTACTCACGCATCGGGTCCGGCAGATGGTGCTCACCGAGAAGCCGTTCGTCCTCGATCTCAGTGGCGTGACGGGACTGTCCGCGCGCGGCGTGTCCCTGCTCTACGGACTCGATGACGAGTGCGACCTCGCCGGTGTCGAATGGGCACTGGTGGCCAGCCCGCAGGTGCTCGACATTCTGCGGCTCCTCGACGACGCCTTCCCGATCACCGCATCGGTACCCGAGGCGCTGCATCACTTCGCCGAGGGCACCCTGGCCCGCCGGCGCCTGCTCCCGCTCCTGCACAAGACCGCATAA
- the ligD gene encoding non-homologous end-joining DNA ligase, translated as MAEAVSLEVGGRQVPISNPSKVVFPDAGVTKRQLIDYYLAVADGALRGVADRPMILKRFVKGISQEAIFQKRAPEKRPDWIEVAELKYASGTSAKEAVLTDAAGLVWAVNLGCVDLNPHPVRAADLDHPDELRIDLDPMPGVEWEQILAVAQVAREVLDDHGLTAWPKTSGSRGFHIYARIHPHWPFRQLRLAAETVARAVEQRAPHLATARWWKEERGERVFVDFNQNAKDRTVASAYSVRATPDARVSTPLHWAEVPGCRAEAFTIATVPARLADIGDPWEGMDDAPGGLEPLLALAQKFGPAEKRAKPAKASGGTGRRVSQMPLIEVARTKTRDEALAALDVWRARHPAAADLLAPVDVLVDGMRGPSSIWYRVRVNLQHVPEDQRPPQEPLIADYSPWVGYTGGQFRR; from the coding sequence ATGGCCGAAGCGGTCTCGCTGGAGGTGGGCGGCCGGCAGGTACCGATCAGCAATCCGAGCAAAGTGGTCTTCCCCGACGCAGGGGTCACCAAACGGCAGCTGATCGACTACTACCTCGCCGTCGCCGATGGGGCGCTGCGCGGTGTCGCGGACCGGCCGATGATCCTCAAGCGTTTCGTCAAGGGCATCTCCCAGGAGGCGATCTTCCAGAAACGTGCCCCGGAGAAGCGGCCGGACTGGATCGAGGTCGCCGAGCTCAAGTACGCCTCCGGCACGTCGGCCAAGGAAGCCGTGCTCACCGATGCGGCGGGACTGGTCTGGGCGGTCAACCTCGGTTGCGTCGACCTCAACCCACATCCGGTGCGGGCCGCCGACCTGGACCATCCCGATGAATTGCGGATCGATCTGGATCCGATGCCCGGGGTGGAATGGGAGCAGATCCTCGCCGTGGCACAGGTGGCGCGTGAGGTGCTCGACGATCACGGTCTGACGGCGTGGCCGAAGACCTCGGGTTCGCGCGGATTCCACATCTATGCCCGGATCCACCCGCACTGGCCGTTCAGACAGCTCCGGCTGGCCGCCGAGACGGTGGCCCGGGCGGTCGAGCAGCGCGCGCCGCACCTCGCCACGGCGCGCTGGTGGAAGGAAGAACGCGGTGAGCGCGTCTTCGTGGACTTCAACCAGAACGCCAAGGACCGCACCGTCGCCTCGGCGTACTCGGTGCGGGCCACCCCGGACGCCCGGGTCTCCACTCCGCTGCACTGGGCGGAGGTACCGGGGTGCCGAGCCGAGGCCTTCACCATCGCGACCGTGCCCGCACGGCTGGCCGATATCGGCGATCCGTGGGAGGGCATGGACGACGCGCCGGGCGGGCTGGAGCCACTGCTCGCCCTGGCCCAGAAATTCGGGCCCGCAGAGAAGCGAGCGAAGCCGGCGAAGGCGTCCGGTGGCACGGGCCGGCGAGTGTCACAGATGCCGCTCATCGAGGTCGCCCGCACCAAGACCCGGGATGAGGCGCTGGCCGCATTGGACGTGTGGCGGGCTCGCCACCCCGCGGCCGCCGACCTGCTCGCACCGGTCGACGTGCTGGTCGACGGGATGCGTGGCCCGAGTTCGATCTGGTACCGGGTACGCGTCAATCTGCAGCACGTTCCCGAAGACCAACGCCCGCCACAGGAACCACTGATCGCCGACTATTCGCCCTGGGTCGGTTACACCGGCGGACAATTTCGACGCTGA
- the fadD2 gene encoding long-chain-fatty-acid--CoA ligase FadD2: MPSLFDLPAQVAAKAQQYFDRGSAELHYARKMFEAGAFKLEPPQNFVAMLADIRRWGEFGMIPALNARRYPDRPAIIDDDGEITFAELDEAAHAVANGLRNMGVRGGDGVALLIRNHRWFLISVYGAARVGARIILLNSEFSGPQIKEVSEREGAKLVIYDDEYTAAVAQAEPALGKLRALATNPDTDAPSGSTDDALADLIKRSSKQPAPKATKHSSVIILTSGTTGTPKGANRSTPPSLAPIGGVLSHVPFKSGEVTSLPAPMFHALGFLHATIAMMLGTTLVLRRRFKPATVLADIEKHKVTAIVVVPVMLSRILDELEKTQPKPNLSSLRIVFVSGSQLGAELATRALKDLGPVIYNLYGSTEIAFASIARPKDLSKNPATVGPPVKGITVKILDDNGIELPQGEIGRIFVRNTFPFEGYTGGGGKQIIDGMLSSGDVGYFDEGGLLYVSGRDDEMIVCGGENVFPAEVEDLISGHPEVVEATALGVEDKEWGHRLRAFVVKTEGASVDEEAIKTYVKENLARYKVPREVIFLDELPRNPTGKILKRELREL, encoded by the coding sequence ATGCCCAGTCTTTTCGACCTGCCGGCGCAGGTGGCCGCGAAAGCCCAGCAGTACTTCGACCGCGGCTCGGCGGAGCTGCACTACGCCCGCAAGATGTTCGAAGCGGGCGCATTCAAGCTCGAGCCGCCGCAGAACTTCGTGGCCATGCTCGCCGACATCCGCCGCTGGGGAGAGTTCGGCATGATCCCGGCCCTCAACGCGCGGCGTTACCCGGACCGACCCGCCATCATCGACGACGACGGCGAGATCACCTTCGCCGAACTGGATGAAGCTGCGCACGCCGTGGCCAACGGCCTGCGCAATATGGGCGTCAGAGGCGGCGACGGTGTCGCGCTGCTGATCCGCAACCACCGCTGGTTTCTGATCAGCGTCTACGGCGCGGCCCGGGTCGGAGCCCGCATCATCCTGCTCAACAGCGAGTTCTCCGGCCCGCAGATCAAAGAGGTGTCCGAGCGTGAGGGCGCCAAGCTGGTCATTTACGACGACGAGTACACCGCGGCGGTGGCGCAGGCCGAACCCGCACTGGGCAAGCTGCGCGCCCTGGCCACCAACCCGGACACGGACGCGCCGTCGGGCAGTACCGACGACGCCCTGGCCGATCTCATCAAGCGCAGCAGCAAGCAGCCCGCGCCCAAGGCCACCAAACACTCCTCGGTGATCATCCTGACCAGCGGCACCACCGGTACCCCCAAAGGCGCCAACCGGAGCACCCCGCCGTCGCTCGCGCCGATCGGCGGCGTGCTGTCACACGTGCCCTTCAAGTCCGGCGAGGTGACCTCGCTGCCGGCCCCGATGTTCCACGCACTCGGCTTCCTGCACGCCACCATCGCGATGATGTTGGGCACCACCCTGGTGCTGCGCCGCCGTTTCAAACCGGCCACCGTGCTCGCCGATATCGAGAAGCACAAGGTGACCGCGATCGTGGTCGTGCCGGTGATGCTGTCCCGGATACTCGACGAGTTGGAGAAAACCCAGCCGAAGCCCAATCTGTCCAGCCTGCGGATCGTGTTCGTATCCGGTTCGCAGCTGGGTGCGGAGCTGGCCACCCGGGCATTGAAGGACCTGGGTCCGGTGATCTACAACCTGTACGGGTCCACCGAGATCGCGTTCGCCTCCATCGCCCGGCCCAAGGACCTGTCCAAGAATCCTGCGACGGTGGGTCCCCCGGTCAAAGGCATCACAGTGAAAATCCTGGACGACAACGGGATTGAGCTTCCGCAGGGCGAGATCGGCCGCATCTTCGTGCGTAACACCTTCCCGTTCGAGGGGTATACCGGCGGCGGCGGTAAGCAGATCATCGACGGAATGCTGTCCTCCGGTGATGTCGGATACTTCGACGAAGGCGGTCTGCTGTACGTATCGGGCCGCGACGACGAGATGATCGTGTGCGGTGGCGAGAACGTCTTCCCCGCCGAGGTCGAGGACCTCATCAGCGGGCACCCGGAGGTGGTCGAGGCCACCGCCCTGGGCGTAGAGGACAAAGAGTGGGGGCACCGGCTGCGTGCTTTCGTGGTGAAGACCGAGGGTGCGTCCGTCGACGAAGAGGCGATCAAGACGTATGTCAAGGAGAATCTCGCCCGCTACAAGGTGCCGCGAGAGGTGATCTTCCTCGACGAGCTGCCCCGTAACCCGACCGGCAAGATCCTCAAACGCGAGCTGCGTGAACTGTGA